In Deltaproteobacteria bacterium, a single genomic region encodes these proteins:
- a CDS encoding class I SAM-dependent methyltransferase, with protein MLGKPFNERDLGLLSGRTIGHYQDRAEDFWQGTRDHDVSQNIETLLQYLPIPAPAKILDLGCGPGRDLITFRDRGHVAIGLDGSKAFCEMARRVSGQEVLCQDFIALNLEANGFDGIFANATLFHIPMCEIERVLGELFRALKPGGVLFSSNPRGPNIEEINGERYGAYYDLENWRLLLKTAGFVELTHYYRPPGVPRDQQPWLASAWRKPKS; from the coding sequence ATGCTAGGCAAACCATTTAATGAACGTGACCTTGGGCTACTCTCAGGTAGAACCATTGGACATTATCAAGACCGAGCCGAAGACTTTTGGCAAGGAACACGCGATCACGATGTCTCTCAAAACATCGAGACTCTCCTGCAATACCTTCCTATTCCCGCGCCAGCTAAAATTCTCGATTTGGGATGTGGTCCTGGGCGAGATCTGATCACTTTCAGGGATAGAGGTCATGTGGCCATAGGGTTGGACGGGTCAAAGGCTTTTTGCGAGATGGCAAGAAGAGTTTCTGGTCAAGAGGTGTTGTGCCAAGATTTTATTGCGCTGAATCTTGAGGCCAATGGTTTTGACGGAATCTTTGCGAATGCCACGCTTTTTCATATTCCGATGTGTGAAATCGAGCGCGTTTTGGGAGAGCTTTTTAGGGCCCTCAAACCTGGGGGTGTTCTTTTTAGCTCAAATCCCCGAGGGCCTAATATCGAAGAGATTAATGGCGAGCGTTACGGAGCCTACTACGACCTAGAGAATTGGCGGCTCTTGTTGAAAACCGCGGGTTTTGTGGAACTCACACATTATTATCGCCCGCCCGGAGTCCCCAGAGACCAACAGCCATGGTTAGCCTCCGCCTGGCGCAAGCCCAAATCTTAG